From a region of the Oncorhynchus keta strain PuntledgeMale-10-30-2019 chromosome 13, Oket_V2, whole genome shotgun sequence genome:
- the si:cabz01007794.1 gene encoding mucin-5AC produces the protein MDNSGRLMIAAIMVMACMAMGAEAQNSSMTLNATMAPNATMAPTTTMAPNATMAPNATMAPTTTMAPNATMAPNTTMAPTTTMAPNATMAPNATMAPNATMAPTTTMAPNATMAPNATMAPNATMAPTITMAPTTTRAPNATMAPTTTRAPNATMAPNATMAPTTTMAPKPTITPNTAIAPTLVTTTVPALTQNISRADCGKTQFCAAEPSDCDPAMAGSCFFVSTRQSSGQNFFLQLRGESRGYIAVGLSKNTTLGVNDTTYVCANNNGTMKFFTTLLLNKVLTVTGTLAVDSVKGSVNGQIIQCTFSATLPEAIRSTRSTDTSFVLSVSNGTVINGTLGTPKFVLVNNAAVDLANPNSTVINSLNAAPTNSTTTATSTTTATSNIAATSNTASSHALGLQHTLSQALLILLGVLGMMML, from the exons ATGGACAATAGCGGCAGACTAATGATCGCAGCCATCATGGTAATGGCGTGCATGGCGATGGGAGCCGAGGCACAGAACTCTTCAATGACTCTGAACGCTACTATGGCACCCAACGCCACAATGGCACCCACCACTACAATGGCACCCAATGCTACAATGGCACCCAATGCCACAATGGCACCCACTACTACAATGGCACCCAACGCTACAATGGCACCCAACACCACAATGGCACCCACTACTACAATGGCACCCAACGCTACAATGGCACCCAACGCTACAATGGCACCCAATGCCACAATGGCACCCACTACTACAATGGCACCCAACGCTACAATGGCACCCAACGCCACAATGGCACCCAATGCCACAATGGCACCCACCATCACAATGGCACCCACCACTACAAGGGCACCCAACGCCACAATGGCACCCACCACTACAAGGGCACCCAACGCCACAATGGCACCCAACGCCACAATGGCACCCACCACCACAATGGCACCCAAACCGACAATTACACCCAACACGGCAATAGCCCCCACTCTTGTCACCACCACCGTCCCAGCTCTCACG CAAAACATCTCAAGGGCGGATTGTGGAAAGACTCAGTTCTGTGCTGCTGAGCCATCAGACTGTGACCCGGCCATGGCTGGTTCATGTTTCTTCGTCTCCACGCGGCAGTCCTCGGGACAGAACTTCTTCCTCCAGCTACGAGGAGAGTCCAGAGGCTACATCGCTGTAGGCTTGTCCAAAAACACCACCCTG GGCGTTAATGACACTACCTACGTATGTGCCAACAACAACGGCACAATGAAGTTCTTCACCACTCTCCTCCTAAATAAAGTTCTGACTGTCACTGGCACG CTGGCTGTGGACTCTGTGAAGGGCTCAGTCAACGGTCAGATCATCCAGTGCACCTTCTCTGCTACTCTCCCCGAAGCTATCAGGAGCACCAGGAGCACTGACACTAGCTTCGTCCTCTCCGTTTCCAACGGGACCGTAATTAACG GAACCCTGGGTACTCCTAAGTTTGTCCTGGTCAACAATGCAGCCGTGGACCTGGCCAACCCCAACAGTACTGTGATCAACTCTTTGAACGCCGCCCCCACTAAttccaccactactgctacttccaccactactgctacttcCAACATTGCTGCTACTTCCAACACTGCCTCGAGCCATGCCTTGGGCCTGCAGCACACCCTGTCTCAAG CTCTGCTGATCCTGCTTGGTGTGCTAGGTATGATGATGCTGTAA